A region of Vitis vinifera cultivar Pinot Noir 40024 chromosome 13, ASM3070453v1 DNA encodes the following proteins:
- the LOC100245930 gene encoding non-specific lipid-transfer protein 8 has protein sequence MKYSSVAVPATATLMLLIVLAPAAEAAIACSDVIKDLRPCVNYLVNGSGMPPAACCTGASNLASSASTSADKKAACECIKTAAKKLNPNPQLAKGLPGNCKISLPFTVSANVDCSKIG, from the exons ATGAAATATTCTAGTGTAGCAGTCCCAGCCACGGCTACCCTCATGCTTCTTATCGTACTTGCCCCAGCTGCAGAAGCTGCAATTGCATGCAGTGATGTAATTAAGGACCTGAGACCTTGTGTGAACTACCTTGTGAATGGCAGTGGGATGCCACCAGCTGCATGTTGCACTGGAGCCTCAAATCTCGCATCTTCTGCATCAACCTCAGCCGATAAGAAGGCTGCTTGTGAGTGCATTAAGACAGCAGCCAAGAAATTAAATCCCAATCCTCAATTGGCAAAGGGTCTTCCAGGGAACTGCAAAATCAGCTTGCCCTTCACTGTTTCAGCCAATGTGGATTGTTCCAA GATTGGTTGA